The Sulfurimonas sp. HSL-1716 sequence AAAGATGATCTGTGAACAGGGGTTTAACGGTTTTTTAGACGTAAAAACAAACAAAAACACGACGACCTTCATTATAAAAATACCTATGGAACAATAAGATGAGAAAGAAATTTTTAAAAGAGCTCAAAGTGTTGCTGGTCGAAGACGAAGAGAAGTTGGCGAACTCTTTTAAAGATGCTATCGGAGACAGTTTTTACAGATTTTATATCGCAAACAACGGACAAGAAGGGCTGGAAAAATATTATGCGCTTAAACCCGATATCATCATCACCGATATCATGATGCCCGGTATGACGGGACTAGAGATGTCAAAAGAGATAAGAAAAACGAACAAAGATATCCCCATTATCATCCTCAGCGCGTACAGCGAGACGGACAAATTTTTAAATGCCATCGACATAGGCGTGGTCAAGTACTTTATAAAGCCCTATGATCCCGATGAACTTTTGGAGTACATAAACTCCATAGGAAACAAGATCGAAAACAAGCTCATAAAGCTCAGCGACGGCTTCTCGTTCAACAAAGGTACGGGAGTCCTTTATAAAAACAACCGCTATATCGCGCTTTCAAAAAAAGAGATCGAGTTTATACAACTGCTCGTAGAACGGGGTCAAAACGGTAAGATGACAGTAGACAGCGACAGTATCAAAGAGAAGCTTTGGCCGGATGAGGAGGCCAGTGAAGAAAGATTAAGGACATTTATTAAACGTCTCAGAAGCAAAACGTCCTCCGAGCTGATCGTCAATGTCAAAGGGCATGGATATCAGCTCCGCATACGATAAACTTTCTTTTCACTACTTTTTTAGAAAAAGCAGCACAAAAATCGTGTCAGCAGTTGGATTTCTTAACGCCTCCACTCGGTCAAAAAAACTAAAATCCAAAGTGATACAAAACAGCCTATACAACTGCCACGCCAGTGCAACATCTGCAGAGCTAAGAAAATGCTTATAAATCTCGTTAAGAAAATTCAACGTGTTTGAGCAAAGCGAGTTTTGAATTTTTAGAGATTTGTGAGGAGTTTCTTGGGGACTTGACGTAGTCAAGCTCGAAGCCGTTGCAGAGTTTTTGCTTACTTTTTGCGAACAAAAAGTATGAGATAAAGCCTTTTACATGTAAATTAATTATTTTGTCGTTTTAAAATAAATGACTATAATATTCACTCAAAATATGTTTTATGATAAAAGGATAAATGTTGATAAACTTAGCAACTATAGAAGAATTCGTAATGCGTTATCTTTTCAAAGATGGTTCTGAATGTTATGATTGTATTCAAGTTGAGAATAGTTTAGTCTTATCACAAGACAAACAAACTATTCGAGCCACATTGAAATCAAAAATTTCCAATATAAATTTAAACCCGTTTGACATTGTACTTACAATAAAAGACAATAAATTATGGATCAAATCAGATTTTTTTGAAGATGCGTCCGCTTTATATCCTTTACGCATTTATTCAAATGATGATGAATATATATTAGTAGCTGAATTTTCTACTGAAGTTATGTATCTACATGTTGAGTGTTCATAACACTTGGATATTAGTATGAAATTCGATGAAATGTCTTATGATGAGCTGGATCAGCATGCAATGGAATGCCTTATATTCGATGATGAAGAAGTTTCACCAATATTAAAAGGGCATATTTTTATAGAACAAGTTTTAGAAACTTTGTTATCTAATAACTTACAAAACCCTTCTACATTTTTCAAAAAAAACCGTTCTTTTGATATTAAAGTTGATTTAGCTTATGCAATGGGTTTATTAAATGATAACTACTATTCAGCATTTAAAGCAATTAACAACGTTAGAAATAAATATGCTCATAAACATAACTATAAAGTATCAATTCAAGAACTCAAAGCTTTTAAATTTGATTGGGAAGATATTCAAAACCAAGCATTTGAAGGTGCATGTAAAAAAGGAGTTGGAGAAGCAGCAAGAATAGCTACAATATTTTTATCTTGGAAAGCAATATACCTAATAAAAAATTATGATTGAGAATT is a genomic window containing:
- a CDS encoding response regulator transcription factor encodes the protein MRKKFLKELKVLLVEDEEKLANSFKDAIGDSFYRFYIANNGQEGLEKYYALKPDIIITDIMMPGMTGLEMSKEIRKTNKDIPIIILSAYSETDKFLNAIDIGVVKYFIKPYDPDELLEYINSIGNKIENKLIKLSDGFSFNKGTGVLYKNNRYIALSKKEIEFIQLLVERGQNGKMTVDSDSIKEKLWPDEEASEERLRTFIKRLRSKTSSELIVNVKGHGYQLRIR